Proteins encoded together in one Halomicrobium urmianum window:
- a CDS encoding response regulator — protein sequence MDDPPETTVTVLLIEDNPGDVRLVEEAIDETSGTLHVTRDGREALDFLHQRNEYADVPHPDVVLLDLNLPKVDGTQILGEVGDDPELASARVVVITSAREEHTDLGPGSLDEVEFLTKPTDPDEFMARVRSTVFD from the coding sequence ATGGACGACCCGCCAGAGACTACCGTCACTGTCCTCCTGATCGAGGACAACCCGGGCGACGTCCGACTCGTCGAAGAGGCCATCGACGAGACGTCCGGGACGCTTCACGTCACGAGGGACGGACGGGAGGCGCTCGACTTCCTGCACCAGCGGAACGAATACGCTGACGTCCCGCACCCCGACGTCGTTCTCCTCGACCTGAACCTGCCGAAAGTAGACGGCACTCAGATCCTCGGTGAAGTTGGGGACGACCCGGAGCTGGCGTCCGCTCGCGTGGTCGTCATCACCAGCGCCCGGGAGGAACACACCGACCTCGGGCCCGGGAGCCTCGACGAGGTCGAATTTCTCACGAAACCCACTGATCCCGACGAGTTCATGGCGCGCGTTCGTTCGACCGTCTTCGACTGA
- a CDS encoding bile acid:sodium symporter family protein, producing the protein MSSDSSVSRTAQVATKYFVVWVIAAAGLALVSPDTFVPILDYVTPLLGLIMLGMGLTLQPEDFKRLVERPVDVGIGAATQWLVMPLAAFALYVLLDLPDAVGVGLILVGAAPGGTASNVMTFLGRGDVAMSVAITTVTTLAAPIVMPAWTLFILGESIDVTFMDMFTSIVQIVIIPVVVGFGLRYVLDQYAPRAAEVGLDVFPVVSVAAIVAIVAGVVGANVENILTAGAFVLLAVVVHNGIGLGVGYGVGHATGMSEDRKRTNAFEVGLQNSGLAVALATSLFEPAAALIPALFSVWHNVSGPALASYFTWRDTEAASERSTDQSPVAER; encoded by the coding sequence ATGAGTAGTGACAGCAGTGTCTCGCGGACCGCGCAGGTCGCGACAAAGTACTTCGTCGTCTGGGTGATCGCCGCGGCGGGACTCGCCCTCGTCAGCCCGGACACGTTCGTGCCGATACTCGACTACGTCACGCCGCTGCTCGGGCTCATCATGCTCGGCATGGGGCTGACCCTGCAGCCCGAGGACTTCAAGCGGCTCGTCGAACGACCCGTCGACGTCGGGATCGGCGCAGCGACCCAGTGGCTCGTGATGCCGCTTGCGGCGTTCGCGCTGTACGTCCTCCTCGACCTCCCGGACGCCGTCGGCGTCGGGCTCATCCTGGTCGGCGCTGCCCCCGGCGGCACCGCGTCGAACGTGATGACCTTCCTCGGCCGGGGCGACGTTGCGATGTCGGTCGCCATCACGACGGTGACGACGCTCGCCGCGCCGATCGTGATGCCGGCGTGGACGCTGTTCATCCTCGGCGAGAGCATCGACGTGACGTTCATGGACATGTTCACCAGCATCGTCCAGATCGTCATCATCCCCGTCGTGGTCGGGTTCGGCCTCCGCTACGTGCTCGATCAGTACGCGCCCCGCGCCGCCGAGGTCGGCCTCGACGTCTTCCCCGTGGTGAGCGTCGCCGCCATCGTCGCCATCGTGGCGGGCGTCGTCGGCGCCAACGTCGAGAACATCCTCACGGCTGGTGCGTTCGTGCTGCTCGCGGTCGTCGTGCACAACGGCATCGGACTGGGCGTCGGCTACGGCGTCGGTCACGCCACCGGCATGAGCGAGGACCGCAAGCGGACGAATGCCTTCGAGGTCGGCCTCCAGAACAGCGGCCTCGCCGTCGCGCTCGCCACGTCGCTGTTCGAGCCCGCGGCGGCGCTCATCCCGGCGCTGTTCAGCGTCTGGCACAACGTCAGCGGCCCGGCGCTCGCCAGCTACTTCACGTGGCGGGACACGGAAGCGGCGAGCGAGCGGTCGACCGACCAGTCGCCCGTGGCGGAGCGGTGA
- a CDS encoding cobalamin-independent methionine synthase II family protein encodes MAANDNRIRTTHIGSLPRPPELLDLLEKRQDGEDVDADEWDATVADATRDVVERQAEVGLDIANNGEQSRVSFNWYVADRLSGIDGTREQELWADLQEFPDYAEETFKTDVIDLSRHPVVTGPVEYTGQDEAEAELAAFHDALEAVDAGFEETFMTAASPSVVTATHVDDYYGDYEEFLFAVADAMAEEYELVAESGAILQIDAPELLTVGHTAAYADEPLEEVKGATRLHVEALNEALSNVPEEQVRLHTCWGSYEGPHHLDTDLVEMLPEIYEADITGLSVEQANPRHQHEYRAFAEQPVPDGWTLIPGVVDVKTNIIDHPETIADRLERVADAVDDATPLIAAPDCGFGTQAGLGMVDPEITWAKLEALVEGAEIATERIY; translated from the coding sequence ATGGCAGCGAACGACAACCGAATTCGCACGACGCACATCGGAAGCCTCCCCCGGCCGCCGGAACTGCTCGACCTCCTCGAGAAGCGGCAGGACGGCGAGGACGTCGACGCCGACGAGTGGGACGCCACCGTCGCGGACGCCACGCGCGACGTCGTCGAGCGACAGGCCGAGGTCGGCCTCGACATCGCCAACAACGGCGAGCAGTCCCGCGTCTCGTTCAACTGGTACGTCGCGGACCGCCTCAGCGGCATCGACGGCACGCGCGAGCAAGAGCTCTGGGCCGACCTGCAGGAGTTCCCCGACTACGCCGAGGAGACGTTCAAGACGGACGTCATCGACCTGTCGAGGCACCCCGTCGTCACCGGTCCCGTCGAGTACACCGGCCAGGACGAAGCCGAGGCCGAGCTCGCGGCGTTCCACGACGCGCTCGAGGCCGTCGACGCCGGCTTCGAGGAGACGTTCATGACCGCGGCGTCGCCCAGCGTCGTCACCGCGACGCACGTCGACGACTACTACGGCGACTACGAGGAGTTCCTCTTCGCCGTCGCGGACGCGATGGCCGAGGAGTACGAACTCGTCGCCGAGTCCGGTGCGATCCTCCAGATCGACGCGCCCGAACTCCTCACCGTCGGCCACACGGCGGCGTACGCGGACGAACCCCTCGAGGAGGTCAAGGGGGCCACGCGCCTCCACGTCGAGGCGCTCAACGAGGCGCTGTCGAACGTCCCCGAAGAGCAGGTCCGACTCCACACCTGCTGGGGGAGCTACGAGGGACCCCACCACCTCGACACCGACCTGGTCGAGATGCTCCCCGAGATCTACGAGGCCGACATCACCGGCCTCAGCGTCGAACAGGCCAATCCCCGCCACCAGCACGAGTACCGGGCGTTCGCCGAGCAGCCGGTGCCCGACGGCTGGACGCTGATCCCCGGCGTCGTCGACGTGAAGACGAACATCATCGACCATCCCGAGACCATCGCCGACCGCCTGGAACGGGTCGCCGACGCGGTCGACGACGCGACGCCGCTGATCGCCGCACCCGACTGCGGCTTCGGTACGCAGGCCGGCCTCGGGATGGTCGACCCCGAGATCACGTGGGCGAAGCTCGAAGCGCTCGTCGAGGGAGCCGAGATCGCGACCGAGCGCATCTACTGA
- a CDS encoding dihydrolipoyl dehydrogenase, with the protein MEDFDFLVIGSGSGLDVANVAVNQGQSVAVVEKGPLGGTCLNRGCIPSKKLLYHAEVLETVQDAGEFGIDAEVEGVDFADIVRSVNEDVSGSAESIRRGLSSSSQHSLFEGEAHFVDERTVEIEGGADDGARLRAETVLVAAGTRPWIPDVDGVEDVDYLTSTEALQLETVPDHLVVVGGGYIAAELAHFFGTFGSDVSIVGRRPHLLPETDEEVGEAFTERYADRFDVYTGYEAVAARESGNEVSVDARPFPPESSAGAEGSSSGDDVTVTGDALLLAAGREPNTDTLNPGAAGIETDAQGFVETDEYLRTTADGVWALGDIVGEYLLKHNANHEARAVARNVFGTDLQPVDYSAIPYAVFASPEVAGVGAREEELRTADEEFATSVYQYEDTARGDAMHAEGFVKVLIDLDGEILGCHIIGPDASSLIQEVVVAMQAGSGTVRDIRESVHIHPALPEVVDRAFAGQFSRGGSSHHDHGNHDHSHHDHGNHDHSHHDHGNHDHSH; encoded by the coding sequence ATGGAGGACTTCGACTTTCTCGTCATCGGTTCCGGGTCCGGTCTCGACGTCGCCAACGTCGCCGTGAACCAGGGTCAGTCGGTCGCCGTCGTCGAGAAGGGCCCGCTCGGCGGGACCTGCCTCAATCGCGGCTGCATCCCCTCGAAGAAGCTGCTGTATCACGCCGAGGTCCTCGAAACCGTCCAGGACGCCGGCGAGTTCGGAATCGACGCCGAGGTCGAGGGCGTCGACTTCGCCGACATCGTCCGGAGCGTAAACGAGGACGTCTCCGGCAGCGCGGAGTCCATCCGCCGCGGACTGTCGTCGTCGTCCCAGCACTCCCTGTTCGAAGGGGAGGCCCACTTCGTCGACGAGCGCACGGTCGAGATCGAGGGCGGTGCGGACGACGGCGCGCGGCTCCGGGCGGAGACGGTCCTCGTCGCGGCCGGCACTCGCCCGTGGATTCCGGACGTCGACGGCGTCGAGGACGTCGACTACCTCACGAGCACGGAAGCGCTCCAGCTCGAGACGGTCCCGGACCACCTCGTCGTCGTCGGCGGCGGGTACATCGCCGCGGAGCTGGCCCACTTCTTCGGCACGTTCGGCAGCGACGTGTCCATCGTCGGCCGGCGACCGCACCTGCTCCCGGAGACCGACGAGGAGGTCGGCGAGGCGTTCACCGAGCGCTACGCCGATCGGTTCGACGTCTACACCGGGTACGAGGCGGTCGCGGCGCGTGAGTCGGGGAACGAGGTGAGCGTGGACGCACGGCCCTTCCCGCCCGAGTCCTCCGCGGGGGCCGAGGGATCGAGTTCGGGCGACGACGTGACGGTCACCGGCGACGCGCTGCTGCTGGCAGCCGGACGGGAGCCGAACACCGACACGCTGAATCCCGGGGCGGCGGGCATTGAAACCGACGCGCAGGGGTTCGTCGAGACCGACGAGTACCTGCGGACGACCGCCGACGGCGTGTGGGCGCTGGGCGACATCGTCGGCGAGTACCTGCTGAAGCACAACGCCAACCACGAGGCCAGGGCCGTCGCCCGGAACGTCTTCGGGACCGACCTCCAGCCGGTCGACTACAGCGCGATTCCCTACGCCGTCTTCGCGTCGCCCGAGGTAGCAGGCGTCGGCGCACGCGAGGAGGAACTCCGGACGGCCGACGAGGAGTTCGCCACCAGCGTCTACCAGTACGAGGATACCGCCCGGGGCGACGCGATGCACGCCGAGGGGTTCGTGAAGGTCCTGATCGACCTCGACGGCGAGATTCTGGGCTGTCACATCATCGGCCCCGACGCCTCGTCGCTGATCCAGGAAGTCGTCGTCGCGATGCAGGCCGGCTCCGGGACGGTCCGGGACATCCGCGAGTCTGTCCACATCCACCCGGCGCTCCCGGAGGTCGTCGACCGCGCCTTCGCCGGCCAGTTCTCCCGCGGCGGCAGCAGCCACCACGACCACGGCAACCACGACCATAGCCACCACGACCACGGCAACCACGACCATAGCCACCACGACCACGGCAACCACGACCACAGCCACTAG
- a CDS encoding ribonuclease HI family protein → MTDDPLPAEHLSPLASLVDEVLAGVGYEVAAATDAIDDAVPGYGGLFDPSTTPTELRPALEGLLESGLTRPPVPESTDDAFVLYVDGSSRGNPGPAGAGAVIMDSAENQLARLGRPVGSRTGNNTAEYVALQLGLSELLARYEPRGLEVRIDSMTVIRDVWGGDDPTEPGVETYSEAVAAALSRVPDHRYTHLADSDPNPADALATVGADIAALGPG, encoded by the coding sequence GTGACCGACGACCCCCTCCCGGCCGAACACCTCTCGCCGCTCGCCTCGCTCGTCGACGAGGTACTCGCGGGCGTCGGCTACGAGGTAGCGGCCGCCACCGACGCCATCGACGACGCCGTCCCCGGCTACGGCGGGCTGTTCGATCCTTCGACTACGCCGACCGAGTTGCGTCCCGCGCTCGAGGGCCTGCTGGAGTCGGGACTCACCCGGCCGCCCGTCCCCGAGTCGACGGACGACGCGTTCGTCCTCTACGTCGACGGCAGTTCGCGCGGCAACCCCGGGCCCGCGGGCGCTGGCGCCGTCATCATGGACAGTGCAGAGAATCAGCTCGCCCGTCTCGGCCGACCTGTCGGCTCCCGAACGGGGAACAACACCGCCGAGTACGTCGCCCTCCAGCTCGGGCTCTCCGAACTGCTGGCTCGCTACGAGCCTCGCGGGCTGGAAGTGCGCATCGATTCGATGACGGTCATCCGGGACGTCTGGGGCGGCGACGACCCGACGGAACCCGGCGTCGAGACCTACAGCGAGGCCGTCGCGGCGGCGCTGTCGCGCGTCCCGGACCACCGGTACACGCACCTGGCCGACAGCGATCCAAACCCCGCCGACGCGCTGGCGACGGTGGGAGCCGACATCGCGGCTCTCGGGCCCGGATAA